A portion of the Brevundimonas pondensis genome contains these proteins:
- a CDS encoding lipid A-modifier LpxR family protein, with translation MRVEACLVGVLIVMGLPMAANAQAKALLAAPVDTPIAARGGDAVQFEDAAARLDNEIAFAAADNPIGAPLALSGSPAGRDAFNTTRSEAWFAGDGFTDRLRVTTRGEPRRADGAPVPPRALDARAYDGESYDVSYTRGWVAAQGRTASGLEVSLTPHAGVGFGSDGTSAEAGATLKIGEGLDRLAPDGDEAFGERARWYVYAAGSKRAVGYNFARTRDGDFARSGMSHDEGAFLGDASVGVAYRRGALQGSVGVVYREIEANGIKAYGGINTDVSEGLVAFQLTIRPRE, from the coding sequence GTGCGCGTAGAGGCCTGCCTCGTTGGTGTCCTGATCGTCATGGGTCTGCCCATGGCGGCGAATGCACAGGCCAAGGCTTTGCTTGCGGCTCCGGTCGATACCCCCATCGCGGCCAGAGGCGGCGACGCCGTACAGTTCGAGGACGCCGCCGCTCGCCTGGACAACGAGATCGCTTTCGCGGCCGCCGACAATCCCATCGGCGCCCCCCTCGCCCTGTCAGGTTCGCCTGCCGGCCGCGACGCCTTCAACACCACCCGCAGCGAGGCCTGGTTCGCCGGCGACGGCTTCACCGACCGTCTGCGCGTCACCACTCGGGGTGAGCCGCGCCGCGCCGACGGCGCCCCTGTGCCGCCGCGCGCCCTGGATGCTCGCGCCTATGACGGCGAGTCCTATGATGTCTCCTATACGCGCGGCTGGGTCGCCGCCCAGGGCCGAACGGCCTCAGGGCTGGAAGTCTCGCTGACGCCCCACGCCGGCGTCGGTTTCGGCAGCGACGGCACGTCCGCCGAGGCCGGGGCCACGCTGAAGATCGGCGAGGGCCTGGACCGTCTGGCGCCCGACGGCGATGAAGCCTTCGGCGAACGGGCCCGCTGGTATGTCTATGCCGCCGGATCCAAGAGGGCCGTCGGCTACAACTTCGCCCGCACCCGCGACGGCGACTTCGCCCGCTCGGGCATGAGCCACGACGAGGGCGCCTTCCTGGGTGACGCCTCCGTCGGCGTAGCCTACCGCCGAGGCGCGCTTCAAGGCTCGGTCGGCGTCGTCTATCGCGAGATCGAGGCCAACGGCATCAAGGCCTACGGCGGCATCAACACCGACGTGTCGGAAGGCCTGGTGGCCTTCCAACTGACGATCCGTCCCCGCGAATAG
- a CDS encoding gamma-glutamyltransferase family protein: protein MRAYSNPSSNRRRKISLILTSAAVGALVLAGCATTPLTAIGATETVTGPTLASTQAAARGPFVSAANPLAVEAGMKVLARGGSAVDAAVAIQAVLGLVEPQSSGLGGGAFMMVYDAESEAITVYDGRETAPAAATPELFYENGRPLPFVDAVLSGRSTGAPGVVPMLALAQKQHGALAWSELFGDAEALAQDGFVVSPRLAGMINGSAPQAKTRWATEYFTKPDGARYQAGETLRNPAYAETVRRIAREGAAAMQQGPLAEAIVAAVNEGPRPGALTTADIAGYRPVVREAVCGPYKIYTICVPPPPSSGASILELLAMAEQTPDIDKGPNSPEAWAAFGQLQRLMYADRDRYFGDPAFVSVPVAGLLDPTYVAERAALAPALRGAAPYGVPAGAPRVGADATREPAGTSHLVVVDAQGNAVSMTTTVESLFGSGRMAGGFFLNNQLTDFSLVPTASDGTPAANAVAAGKRPRSSMSPALVLDREGRLVGLLGSPGGSSILAYNAKALIGALGWGLPLQEAFDLPNLVAKGDGFGADTEGFPLAVREGMAARGVELRPNTTETSGLHGGLWRNGRWDGGADSRREGVARTH, encoded by the coding sequence GTGCGCGCCTATTCCAACCCCTCGTCGAACCGTCGGCGCAAGATTTCGCTCATTCTGACCAGTGCGGCGGTCGGTGCGCTTGTTCTGGCCGGGTGCGCCACGACGCCGCTCACGGCGATCGGGGCGACGGAAACGGTTACGGGCCCGACCCTGGCCTCGACCCAGGCTGCAGCGCGCGGCCCCTTCGTGTCGGCCGCCAACCCCCTGGCGGTCGAGGCAGGGATGAAGGTGCTGGCGCGTGGCGGCTCGGCGGTGGATGCGGCCGTGGCCATACAGGCGGTTCTGGGCCTGGTCGAGCCGCAGTCCTCAGGCCTGGGGGGCGGGGCCTTCATGATGGTTTACGACGCCGAGAGCGAAGCCATCACGGTCTATGACGGGCGTGAAACGGCGCCGGCGGCTGCTACTCCGGAACTCTTCTATGAGAATGGGCGCCCGCTGCCCTTCGTCGATGCGGTGCTGAGCGGGCGCTCGACCGGGGCGCCGGGCGTGGTGCCCATGCTGGCCCTGGCTCAGAAGCAGCACGGCGCTCTGGCCTGGTCTGAACTGTTCGGCGACGCCGAGGCGCTGGCGCAGGACGGCTTCGTCGTCAGCCCGCGTCTGGCGGGCATGATCAACGGCTCCGCGCCCCAGGCGAAGACGCGCTGGGCGACCGAATACTTCACCAAGCCGGACGGTGCGCGCTATCAGGCGGGCGAGACCCTGCGGAACCCGGCCTACGCCGAGACGGTGCGTCGCATCGCACGCGAGGGCGCGGCCGCCATGCAGCAAGGACCGCTGGCCGAGGCCATCGTCGCGGCGGTGAACGAGGGGCCGCGTCCCGGCGCCCTGACGACCGCCGACATCGCCGGCTATCGTCCCGTGGTGCGCGAGGCCGTGTGCGGTCCCTACAAGATCTACACCATCTGCGTGCCGCCGCCGCCGTCCAGCGGGGCTTCGATCCTGGAACTGCTGGCCATGGCCGAACAGACGCCGGACATCGACAAGGGCCCGAACAGTCCCGAGGCCTGGGCCGCCTTCGGTCAGCTGCAGCGCCTGATGTACGCTGACCGGGACCGCTATTTCGGCGATCCGGCCTTCGTCTCCGTGCCGGTCGCGGGCTTGCTGGACCCAACCTATGTCGCCGAGCGGGCGGCTCTGGCCCCGGCCCTGCGCGGCGCTGCGCCCTATGGCGTTCCGGCGGGCGCGCCCAGGGTCGGCGCCGATGCGACGCGGGAACCAGCGGGAACCTCGCACCTGGTCGTGGTGGACGCCCAGGGCAATGCTGTCAGCATGACCACCACCGTCGAGAGCCTGTTCGGCTCGGGCCGGATGGCGGGCGGCTTCTTCCTGAACAATCAGCTGACCGACTTCTCCCTGGTCCCGACAGCGTCGGACGGGACGCCGGCGGCCAACGCCGTGGCGGCGGGCAAGCGGCCGCGCTCGTCAATGTCGCCGGCGCTCGTTCTGGATCGCGAAGGGCGTCTGGTCGGCCTGCTGGGCTCGCCCGGCGGCTCTTCCATCCTGGCGTACAACGCCAAGGCTCTGATCGGCGCCCTGGGTTGGGGGTTGCCGTTGCAGGAAGCCTTCGACCTGCCCAACCTGGTGGCCAAGGGCGATGGTTTTGGCGCGGACACCGAAGGCTTCCCCCTCGCCGTGCGTGAAGGCATGGCGGCGCGCGGCGTCGAATTGCGTCCGAACACGACTGAAACCTCCGGCCTGCATGGCGGGTTGTGGCGGAACGGGCGATGGGACGGCGGGGCCGACAGCCGCCGCGAGGGCGTGGCCCGAACCCACTAG
- a CDS encoding TraB/GumN family protein — protein sequence MPVAALSACVRSTLAVGAALSALLLTPPAMAQAAVASPVETVAAPTGSGPGLWVVRDEDSTLYLFGTIHALKPETPWGTARVDKAFASADEYWFEIADLNDQSGVAPLVQAKGISPDRPLSGLLTAEEFADLDAVARTVGATAAQLDPLRPWLASLQLALASIQKAGYVAANGGDQVLHARAAATGKPIRGFETMPQQIGFIADMSEDAQLAMLRSGLKEFDQAGAVLDRMVSAWSAGDVEVLDALIGQEMKAESPELYATFFTRRNEDWADQIQVLLAGSGTAFISVGAGHLAGQDSVQQKLAERGIRAVRVVD from the coding sequence ATGCCTGTCGCCGCATTGAGCGCCTGTGTCCGATCAACCCTGGCGGTTGGTGCGGCCCTTTCGGCCCTGCTGCTGACGCCGCCCGCGATGGCCCAGGCCGCGGTCGCCAGCCCGGTCGAGACCGTCGCTGCGCCAACCGGTTCGGGGCCGGGGCTGTGGGTGGTGAGGGACGAGGATTCCACCCTCTATCTGTTCGGCACGATCCACGCCCTGAAGCCCGAGACGCCCTGGGGGACGGCGCGCGTGGACAAGGCTTTCGCCAGCGCCGACGAATACTGGTTCGAGATCGCCGACCTGAATGACCAGTCTGGCGTGGCGCCGCTGGTCCAGGCCAAGGGGATTTCGCCCGATCGTCCCCTGTCCGGTCTGCTGACCGCAGAGGAGTTCGCTGATCTGGACGCAGTGGCCCGCACGGTCGGCGCGACGGCGGCGCAACTGGACCCGCTGCGTCCTTGGCTGGCCAGCCTGCAACTGGCCCTCGCCTCCATCCAGAAGGCCGGCTATGTGGCGGCAAACGGGGGGGACCAGGTCCTGCACGCCCGTGCCGCGGCTACAGGCAAACCCATCCGCGGCTTCGAGACCATGCCCCAGCAGATCGGCTTTATCGCCGATATGTCCGAAGACGCCCAGCTGGCCATGCTGCGCTCGGGCCTGAAGGAGTTCGATCAGGCTGGGGCGGTGCTCGACCGTATGGTGAGCGCGTGGTCCGCCGGCGACGTCGAGGTGCTGGACGCCCTGATCGGTCAGGAGATGAAGGCGGAATCGCCCGAGCTCTACGCCACTTTCTTTACGCGGCGGAATGAGGATTGGGCGGATCAGATCCAGGTTCTGCTGGCCGGTTCGGGCACGGCCTTCATTTCGGTCGGGGCGGGCCATCTGGCGGGCCAGGACAGCGTGCAGCAAAAGCTGGCCGAGCGCGGCATTCGCGCGGTACGCGTCGTCGACTGA
- a CDS encoding helix-turn-helix transcriptional regulator, whose protein sequence is MNNRLKVLRAERDWSQAHLATELGVSRQTVNALETGRYDPSLPLAFKIARLFQLPIESIFSDEE, encoded by the coding sequence ATGAACAACCGCCTCAAGGTCCTGCGCGCCGAGCGCGACTGGAGCCAGGCCCACCTGGCCACCGAACTCGGCGTCTCGCGTCAGACCGTCAATGCGCTGGAGACAGGTCGTTACGACCCCTCCCTGCCGCTGGCCTTCAAGATCGCGCGCCTGTTTCAGCTGCCGATCGAATCCATCTTCTCTGACGAGGAATAG
- a CDS encoding DNA recombination protein RmuC has translation MNTLELILLVVAVAAVGGFFWAFMGWQKAKGALDAADARLELMEESRDSMADFLKAQASQSAEAVATKLVARATETFQAQDRVARERMEAQLKPVSDTLAKFQEHVAALEKTRAEDTGGLKEQLAALMTASTATRDEARRLTEALKGNTGRRGRWGEQTCRNVLEAAGMAGRFDFEEQNSSANDEGRQQRPDFIVKLPGGGMFVIDAKVSLAFADEADGDEEAQGRAMSARTAASMKTHVRQLSSKAYQDQFKPSPDFVAMFVPGDAFLAAALDHEPDLMTQAMASRVVIVTPTTLFALCKAVAYGWRAEEQARNAEDVAKLGKELYKRLSVMGGHAASVGKALDAAVGRYNQFVGSLESQVMVSARRFEDLKVDHEGKDLPDLPPVEQSPRTLSRPELLNAPVD, from the coding sequence ATGAACACGCTCGAACTCATCCTGCTGGTCGTCGCCGTGGCTGCTGTCGGCGGCTTCTTCTGGGCCTTCATGGGCTGGCAGAAGGCGAAAGGCGCTCTGGACGCCGCCGACGCCCGGCTGGAGCTGATGGAGGAGAGCCGCGATTCCATGGCCGACTTCCTCAAGGCCCAGGCCTCGCAGTCGGCCGAGGCCGTGGCGACCAAGCTGGTGGCCCGCGCCACCGAGACCTTCCAGGCCCAGGACCGCGTCGCCCGCGAGCGGATGGAGGCCCAGCTCAAGCCGGTTTCGGACACGCTCGCCAAGTTCCAGGAACACGTCGCCGCGCTGGAGAAGACCCGCGCCGAGGACACCGGCGGGCTGAAGGAGCAGCTGGCCGCCCTGATGACCGCCTCGACCGCCACCCGCGACGAAGCGCGTCGCCTGACCGAGGCCCTGAAGGGCAACACCGGCCGTCGCGGCCGCTGGGGCGAACAGACCTGCCGCAATGTGCTGGAGGCCGCCGGCATGGCCGGACGCTTCGACTTCGAGGAGCAGAACTCCTCGGCCAATGACGAGGGCCGTCAGCAGCGTCCCGACTTCATCGTCAAACTGCCCGGCGGCGGCATGTTCGTCATCGACGCCAAGGTCTCCCTGGCCTTCGCCGACGAGGCCGACGGCGACGAGGAAGCGCAAGGGCGCGCCATGTCGGCCCGCACCGCCGCCAGCATGAAGACCCACGTGCGCCAGCTGTCGTCCAAGGCCTATCAGGACCAGTTCAAGCCCAGCCCGGACTTCGTCGCCATGTTCGTGCCGGGTGACGCCTTCCTGGCCGCCGCCCTCGATCACGAGCCCGATCTGATGACCCAGGCCATGGCCTCGCGCGTGGTCATCGTCACGCCCACCACCTTGTTCGCCCTGTGCAAGGCGGTCGCCTATGGCTGGCGCGCCGAGGAGCAGGCGCGCAACGCCGAGGACGTCGCCAAGCTGGGCAAGGAGCTCTACAAGCGGCTGTCGGTCATGGGCGGCCATGCCGCCTCGGTGGGCAAGGCGCTGGACGCGGCGGTCGGACGCTACAACCAGTTCGTCGGCTCGCTGGAGAGCCAGGTCATGGTCTCGGCGCGCCGTTTCGAGGACCTCAAGGTCGATCACGAAGGCAAGGACCTGCCCGACCTGCCGCCCGTCGAGCAGTCGCCGCGCACCCTCAGCCGCCCGGAGCTTCTGAACGCGCCTGTCGACTAG
- the recR gene encoding recombination mediator RecR gives MAASAGPEIERLISLLAKLPGMGPRSARRAALALLKRREQLLVPLAASLAETAEKVVNCSVCGSPDTRDPCSICSDTSRDNALICVVEEAGALWAMERSGAFRGKYHVLGGLLSALDGVGPEQLRIAELIGRAKGGEAREVVLALPATVDGQTTAHYLAERLSAAGVEVTSLARGVPVGGELDWLDDGTIVQALRARRPA, from the coding sequence ATGGCCGCCTCCGCCGGGCCGGAAATCGAGCGGCTCATCAGCCTGCTGGCCAAGCTGCCGGGCATGGGCCCGCGCTCGGCCCGACGCGCGGCCCTGGCCCTGCTGAAGCGGCGCGAACAGTTGCTGGTTCCGCTGGCCGCGTCCTTGGCCGAAACGGCCGAGAAGGTCGTCAACTGCTCGGTCTGCGGTTCGCCCGACACGCGCGATCCCTGCTCCATCTGTTCCGACACCAGCCGCGACAACGCCCTGATCTGCGTCGTTGAAGAGGCCGGCGCCCTATGGGCCATGGAGCGCTCGGGCGCCTTTCGCGGCAAGTATCACGTCTTGGGCGGGCTGCTGTCCGCGCTGGACGGCGTCGGCCCTGAACAGCTGCGCATCGCCGAGCTGATCGGCCGGGCAAAAGGCGGCGAGGCGAGGGAGGTCGTCCTGGCCCTGCCCGCCACCGTCGACGGCCAGACTACCGCCCACTACCTCGCCGAACGCCTGTCGGCGGCGGGCGTCGAGGTCACGTCTCTGGCGCGCGGCGTCCCCGTCGGCGGCGAACTGGACTGGCTGGACGACGGCACGATCGTTCAGGCGCTGCGGGCGCGACGGCCGGCGTAA
- a CDS encoding YbaB/EbfC family nucleoid-associated protein: MKDLNALMQQAQAMQQKLQDAQAKMAESTAEGTSGGGLVSIALKGPGEITSVKIDDSLMAPGEGEILADLIVAAHADAKRKLDEVNNALMREAAGPMAGMNIPGMPKLF; this comes from the coding sequence ATGAAAGACCTCAACGCCCTGATGCAACAGGCCCAGGCCATGCAGCAAAAGCTGCAGGACGCCCAGGCGAAAATGGCCGAATCCACCGCCGAGGGCACCTCGGGCGGCGGCCTTGTCTCCATCGCCCTGAAGGGCCCCGGTGAAATCACTTCGGTGAAGATCGACGACAGCCTGATGGCCCCTGGCGAAGGCGAGATCCTGGCCGACCTGATCGTCGCCGCCCACGCCGACGCCAAGCGCAAGCTGGACGAGGTCAACAACGCCCTGATGCGCGAGGCCGCAGGCCCGATGGCCGGGATGAACATCCCGGGAATGCCGAAACTCTTCTGA
- a CDS encoding malonic semialdehyde reductase: MAFDTLTARDVPVSDAVLAQLFTEARTRNGWSDRPVSEDIIRKLYDLTKFGPTAVNMTPARFVFVTSPEAKARLSTHMAEGNRAKTLAAPVNLIIAQDINFHDTLPKLFPHAPGARDWFLDEAGRREAAFRNASLQGGYLTIAARALGLDVGPMSGFDAAGVKAEFFPDSHVEPNFIMNLGYGTDENLFPRSPRLDFEEAAQIL; this comes from the coding sequence ATGGCCTTCGACACCCTCACCGCCCGCGACGTTCCGGTTTCCGACGCCGTTCTGGCCCAACTGTTCACCGAGGCGCGCACGCGCAACGGCTGGAGCGACCGCCCCGTGTCCGAAGACATCATCCGCAAGCTCTATGACCTGACCAAGTTCGGCCCGACGGCGGTCAACATGACCCCGGCCCGCTTCGTCTTCGTCACCTCGCCCGAGGCCAAGGCCCGGCTGTCGACGCACATGGCCGAAGGCAACCGCGCCAAGACCCTGGCCGCGCCGGTCAACCTGATCATCGCTCAGGACATCAACTTCCACGACACCCTGCCCAAGCTGTTCCCGCACGCGCCCGGCGCCCGCGACTGGTTCCTCGATGAAGCCGGTCGTCGTGAGGCCGCCTTCCGCAACGCCTCGCTGCAGGGCGGCTATCTGACCATCGCCGCGCGCGCCCTGGGTCTGGATGTCGGTCCGATGTCGGGCTTTGATGCGGCCGGCGTGAAGGCCGAGTTCTTCCCCGACAGCCATGTCGAGCCGAACTTCATCATGAACCTGGGCTACGGCACCGACGAGAACCTGTTCCCGCGTTCGCCCCGCCTCGACTTCGAGGAAGCCGCGCAGATCCTGTAA
- a CDS encoding DNA polymerase III subunit gamma/tau yields the protein MSDVDPDLDGPPWEEDVPERDENTDDMFGAPPAAPEPVAAPVAAPTLAPIKAEPFADEPADDGAYQVLARKYRPRAFEDLIGQEAMVRTLTNAFATGRIAHAFMLTGVRGVGKTTTARLLARALNNETDVIDKPSLSLSAHGRHDAAIMAGQHMDVMEMDAASHTGVNDIRDILESVRYAPVEARYKVYVLDEVHMLSTQAFNALLKTLEEPPPHAKFIFATTEIRKVPVTILSRCQRFDLRRVEPEVLVGHLGRIADREGMKIEQEALALISRAAEGSVRDGLSLLDQALVQAESGATVQTATVRDMLGLADRTQTIALFESVMAGRTAEALENFRTLYGYGADPVQVTNDLLEHCHAASVAKMLGPNATRLPNDQAQKLTALGAAISAGTLSRTWQMLLKALDEVRRAPNPADAVEMAIVRLAYAADLPGPEEALKAIQSGGTLPGGGGAGGPRGGGGGGASAMLAARPVTQPAFPDPQTFEAVVALIGDKREITLQMDVERYVKPVSFKPGAIVYEPAAGSPVDLARRLASRLKEWTGRTWLIAANGQGGGETLIEIEKKARSARRAAVEADPFVVSIMQAFPGAEIKEIKTLAPAVEMPAIPEDDEAGEDD from the coding sequence ATGAGCGACGTCGATCCTGATCTTGATGGCCCTCCTTGGGAGGAGGACGTTCCCGAGCGGGACGAGAACACCGACGACATGTTCGGCGCGCCCCCTGCTGCGCCTGAGCCTGTTGCGGCGCCGGTCGCGGCGCCGACGCTCGCGCCGATCAAGGCTGAGCCCTTCGCGGACGAGCCGGCCGACGACGGCGCCTATCAGGTTCTGGCCCGCAAATACCGCCCGCGCGCCTTTGAGGACCTGATCGGTCAGGAGGCCATGGTCAGGACCCTGACCAACGCCTTCGCGACGGGCCGCATCGCCCACGCCTTCATGCTGACCGGGGTGCGGGGCGTCGGCAAGACGACGACCGCCCGCCTGCTGGCCCGCGCCCTGAACAACGAAACCGACGTCATCGACAAGCCGTCGCTGAGCCTGTCGGCGCACGGCCGCCATGACGCGGCGATCATGGCCGGCCAGCACATGGACGTCATGGAGATGGACGCCGCCTCGCACACCGGCGTCAACGACATCCGCGACATTCTGGAAAGCGTCCGCTACGCCCCGGTCGAGGCCCGCTACAAGGTCTATGTCCTCGACGAGGTTCACATGCTGTCGACGCAGGCGTTCAACGCCCTGCTGAAGACGCTGGAAGAGCCGCCGCCCCACGCCAAATTCATCTTCGCCACCACCGAGATCCGCAAGGTCCCGGTGACCATCCTGTCGCGCTGCCAGCGCTTCGACCTGCGCCGCGTCGAGCCCGAGGTCCTGGTCGGCCACCTGGGCCGCATCGCCGACCGCGAAGGCATGAAGATCGAGCAGGAGGCCCTGGCGCTGATCTCGCGCGCCGCCGAAGGCTCGGTGCGCGACGGCCTCTCCCTGCTGGATCAGGCTCTGGTTCAGGCCGAGAGCGGCGCGACGGTGCAGACCGCGACCGTGCGCGACATGCTGGGCCTGGCCGACCGCACCCAGACCATCGCCCTGTTCGAATCCGTCATGGCCGGACGCACGGCCGAGGCCCTGGAGAACTTCCGCACCCTCTACGGCTATGGCGCCGATCCGGTGCAGGTGACCAACGACCTGCTGGAGCATTGCCACGCGGCCTCGGTCGCCAAGATGCTGGGCCCGAACGCCACGCGCCTGCCCAATGATCAGGCGCAGAAGCTGACGGCCTTGGGCGCGGCGATTTCGGCCGGCACCCTGTCGCGCACCTGGCAGATGCTGCTCAAGGCGCTGGACGAGGTCCGGCGCGCGCCCAACCCGGCGGACGCGGTGGAAATGGCCATCGTCCGTCTGGCCTACGCCGCCGACCTGCCGGGACCGGAAGAGGCGCTGAAGGCCATCCAGTCGGGCGGAACCCTGCCGGGCGGCGGCGGCGCGGGCGGTCCTCGTGGTGGCGGAGGCGGCGGCGCCTCGGCCATGCTGGCGGCGCGGCCCGTGACCCAACCGGCCTTTCCCGATCCCCAGACCTTTGAGGCCGTGGTCGCCCTGATCGGCGACAAGCGTGAAATCACGCTGCAGATGGACGTCGAGCGCTATGTGAAGCCGGTGTCGTTCAAGCCGGGCGCCATCGTCTATGAACCGGCGGCGGGTTCGCCCGTCGATCTGGCGCGGCGCCTGGCCTCGCGGCTCAAGGAGTGGACCGGACGCACCTGGCTGATCGCCGCCAATGGTCAGGGCGGCGGCGAGACCCTGATCGAGATCGAGAAAAAGGCCCGCTCCGCCCGCCGTGCGGCGGTCGAGGCGGACCCCTTCGTGGTGTCCATCATGCAGGCCTTCCCCGGCGCCGAGATCAAGGAGATCAAGACCCTGGCGCCGGCGGTGGAAATGCCCGCCATCCCGGAAGACGACGAGGCGGGCGAGGACGACTGA
- a CDS encoding DUF3597 domain-containing protein has protein sequence MSILGSILGGIFKKKKEEAVPAAPAAPAPTAAPAAPQAAPAAPAAAAPAPEVDVAGILDFMNDQRAQKLNWRTSIVDLMKLVGLESSLSERKELADELGYTGDKSDSASMNIWLHAQVIQKIKDNGGRLPTDL, from the coding sequence ATGAGCATTCTCGGGTCCATCCTTGGCGGCATCTTCAAGAAGAAGAAGGAAGAGGCGGTCCCTGCCGCCCCGGCGGCGCCTGCGCCGACCGCAGCTCCCGCCGCGCCTCAGGCGGCGCCCGCCGCCCCGGCCGCCGCCGCTCCGGCGCCCGAGGTCGATGTCGCCGGCATCCTCGACTTCATGAACGACCAGAGGGCGCAGAAGCTGAACTGGCGCACCTCCATCGTCGATCTGATGAAGCTGGTGGGACTGGAATCCTCGCTGTCCGAGCGCAAGGAGCTGGCCGACGAGCTGGGCTACACGGGCGACAAGTCCGACAGCGCCAGCATGAACATCTGGCTGCACGCCCAAGTGATTCAGAAGATCAAGGACAACGGCGGTCGTCTGCCCACCGATCTCTGA
- the nudC gene encoding NAD(+) diphosphatase, with protein MPHTNVFSGNPLDRSGDLRNDIAWLGEQEANPEALAMVLWEGRPLVEDHEGGQRLVWLALGHGRDLVPDRDVFLGLWKGAPVFAVEFESSIDPTTGPAGGLGQFLEMRAAAAVLSESDVAIAGTAKSLFDWRRRHGFCAACGKASDQASGGWRRVCPACGVEHFPRVDPVVIMLPVYRGGAEPRCLLGRQAAWPQGRMSALAGFMEPGESIEEACAREVMEEAGLTVSGVAYHSSQPWPFPAQLMIGLIAEVTHDNAAPDQTELEAVAWLTRAEARAVLAGTHGTIHAPPPFAIARRLLETWAEEA; from the coding sequence ATGCCCCACACCAACGTCTTCTCCGGCAATCCGCTCGACCGCTCGGGCGACCTTCGCAACGATATCGCCTGGCTGGGCGAGCAGGAAGCCAATCCCGAGGCCCTGGCCATGGTGCTGTGGGAGGGGCGGCCCCTGGTCGAGGATCATGAGGGCGGGCAGCGCCTGGTCTGGTTGGCGCTCGGCCACGGACGCGATCTGGTCCCGGACCGCGACGTCTTCCTGGGGCTGTGGAAGGGCGCTCCGGTCTTCGCCGTGGAGTTCGAAAGCTCCATCGACCCGACCACGGGCCCGGCCGGCGGTCTGGGCCAGTTCCTCGAGATGCGCGCGGCGGCGGCCGTCCTGTCGGAAAGCGACGTCGCCATCGCGGGGACAGCCAAGAGCCTGTTCGACTGGCGTCGCCGTCACGGTTTCTGCGCCGCCTGCGGCAAGGCGTCGGATCAGGCCTCGGGCGGCTGGCGGCGGGTCTGCCCGGCCTGCGGGGTCGAGCATTTCCCACGCGTCGATCCGGTCGTCATCATGCTGCCGGTCTACAGGGGCGGCGCTGAACCGCGCTGCCTGCTGGGCCGTCAGGCCGCCTGGCCCCAGGGCCGGATGTCGGCCCTGGCCGGCTTCATGGAGCCCGGCGAATCCATAGAGGAGGCCTGCGCCCGCGAGGTGATGGAAGAGGCGGGGCTGACCGTGTCGGGCGTCGCCTATCACTCCAGTCAGCCCTGGCCCTTCCCGGCCCAGCTGATGATCGGCCTGATCGCCGAGGTCACCCACGACAACGCCGCCCCGGACCAGACCGAGCTGGAAGCCGTGGCCTGGCTGACCCGCGCCGAAGCGCGGGCGGTGCTGGCCGGGACTCACGGGACGATCCACGCCCCGCCGCCGTTCGCCATCGCGCGGCGGCTGCTGGAAACCTGGGCGGAAGAGGCCTGA
- a CDS encoding tetratricopeptide repeat protein, whose amino-acid sequence MSRTAAAAATMTLALWGLSGAVQAQTAAPAASAAPARQPADAATRASYDRADALSRSVFWSQEQQINPMDPMAGVKLAQALREMGQFDQAAETAQSVLTVQPANLEAMLEVGRAHIARGQAFYGIAALEQARAAAPRDWRPLSLLGVAYQQVRRSDDAKAAWNEALHLSPDNPDVLTNAAIARMGEGDAPSAEILLRRAVAQPGATLKVRQNLALALGLQGKTAEAEQILRRDLPPEVADANLRWLAERTAASAAVAPAAATAGAVRTWSSVQGG is encoded by the coding sequence ATGTCGCGCACCGCCGCCGCCGCCGCAACCATGACGCTGGCTCTTTGGGGCCTGTCGGGCGCCGTTCAGGCCCAGACCGCCGCCCCGGCGGCGAGCGCTGCGCCTGCGCGTCAGCCCGCCGACGCCGCCACGCGGGCCAGCTACGACCGCGCCGACGCCCTCAGCCGTTCGGTCTTCTGGTCGCAGGAACAGCAGATCAATCCCATGGATCCGATGGCCGGGGTCAAGCTGGCCCAGGCCTTGCGCGAAATGGGCCAGTTCGATCAGGCGGCCGAGACGGCGCAAAGCGTTCTGACCGTCCAGCCCGCCAATCTCGAGGCCATGCTGGAGGTCGGTCGCGCCCACATCGCGCGCGGTCAGGCCTTCTACGGCATCGCCGCGCTGGAGCAGGCGCGCGCCGCCGCGCCGCGCGACTGGCGCCCCCTGTCGCTGCTGGGCGTGGCCTATCAGCAGGTGCGCCGCAGCGATGACGCCAAGGCCGCGTGGAACGAGGCCCTGCATCTGTCGCCCGATAATCCCGATGTCCTGACCAACGCCGCCATCGCCCGCATGGGCGAGGGCGACGCCCCCTCGGCCGAAATTCTGCTGCGCCGCGCTGTCGCCCAGCCGGGTGCGACGCTGAAGGTGCGTCAGAACCTGGCCCTGGCTCTGGGTCTGCAGGGCAAGACGGCGGAGGCCGAGCAGATCCTGCGCCGCGATCTGCCGCCCGAGGTGGCCGACGCCAACCTGCGCTGGCTGGCCGAGCGGACGGCGGCGTCGGCTGCGGTCGCCCCGGCAGCCGCGACCGCCGGAGCGGTCCGCACCTGGTCCTCGGTCCAGGGCGGCTGA